A genomic window from Halorubrum trapanicum includes:
- the icd gene encoding isocitrate dehydrogenase (NADP(+)) — protein sequence MSYDKVDVPDDGEAITLADEETGELNVPSNPIVPIIHGDGIGTDVGPAAQQVLDAAAEATGRSIAWMRVYAGESAREKYDENLPEDTVSAIRNHRVAIKGPLTTPVGAGFRSLNVALRQTLDLYANVRPTYHLEGVPSPVKNPEEMDMVTFRENTEDVYAGVEWEAGTDEVEQVRDFLEDDMGIADVIHDGPVGIGVKPISEFGSKRLVREAIDYALANDRDSVTLVHKGNIMKFTEGAFRDWGYEVAEEEYGEDVITEDQLWEEHDGERPDGTLVVKDRIADNMLQQLLTRTDEYEVIATMNLNGDYMSDAAGAQIGGLGIAPGANFGHGRCLAEPVHGSAPKYAGEDKVNPTAMILSGREMLDYLGWSDAADLVRDAVEETIASGKVTYDLHRQIEGGEKLATSEFADAVVDKIDELA from the coding sequence ATGAGCTACGATAAGGTCGACGTCCCCGACGACGGCGAAGCCATCACGCTCGCCGACGAGGAGACCGGCGAGCTGAACGTCCCGTCTAATCCGATCGTTCCGATCATCCACGGCGACGGGATCGGCACCGACGTCGGGCCGGCCGCGCAGCAGGTGCTCGACGCCGCCGCCGAGGCGACGGGCCGATCCATCGCGTGGATGCGCGTCTACGCGGGCGAGAGCGCCCGCGAGAAGTACGACGAGAACCTGCCCGAGGACACCGTCTCGGCGATCCGCAACCACCGCGTCGCGATCAAGGGGCCGCTGACGACGCCGGTCGGCGCCGGGTTCCGCTCGCTGAACGTCGCGCTCCGGCAGACGCTCGACCTGTACGCGAACGTCCGCCCGACCTACCACCTCGAAGGCGTCCCGTCGCCCGTCAAGAACCCCGAGGAGATGGACATGGTCACCTTCCGCGAGAACACCGAAGACGTCTACGCGGGCGTCGAGTGGGAGGCCGGCACCGACGAGGTCGAGCAGGTACGCGACTTCCTCGAAGACGACATGGGCATCGCGGACGTCATCCACGACGGCCCGGTCGGCATCGGCGTCAAGCCCATCTCCGAGTTCGGCTCGAAGCGCCTCGTCCGCGAGGCGATCGACTACGCGCTCGCCAACGACCGCGACTCGGTCACCCTCGTCCACAAGGGGAACATCATGAAGTTCACCGAGGGCGCGTTCCGCGACTGGGGCTACGAGGTCGCCGAGGAGGAGTACGGCGAGGACGTCATCACCGAAGACCAGCTCTGGGAGGAGCACGACGGCGAGCGGCCTGACGGCACCCTCGTCGTGAAGGACCGCATCGCGGACAACATGCTCCAGCAGCTGCTGACCCGCACGGACGAGTACGAGGTCATCGCGACGATGAACCTCAACGGCGACTACATGTCCGACGCCGCCGGCGCGCAGATCGGCGGCCTCGGCATCGCGCCCGGCGCCAACTTCGGTCACGGCCGCTGCCTCGCCGAGCCGGTCCACGGCTCCGCGCCCAAGTACGCCGGCGAGGACAAGGTGAACCCCACCGCGATGATCCTCTCGGGCCGCGAGATGCTCGACTACCTCGGCTGGTCGGACGCCGCGGACCTCGTGCGCGACGCCGTCGAGGAGACCATCGCCTCCGGGAAGGTCACCTACGACCTCCACCGGCAGATCGAGGGCGGCGAGAAGCTCGCGACCAGCGAGTTCGCGGACGCCGTCGTCGACAAGATCGACGAGCTGGCGTAA
- a CDS encoding glycosyltransferase: MTDSEPTASSTGPTPVSVLLPTVRWTDACDEMVGQLRGPEAFAGENGDEGGEFDGDPAADELLVICDTPDDPVADRRGDLPDRVRVVIAGEPAGCSGKANAIAAGMEAAANDRIAWTDDDFHHPADWLATLDADYDRRGPTTEVPVFVGEDPLARLFEPAYVIGGTLAVFAAGVAWGGAVIFERDDLRDGEAAFRRDLRRTVSDDGTLTEHLDVSAADRTRYVEAGGSLRGSLERFVRFFTITRYHAPRATAFNAVFGVAMAALCLFAPFAGVALVTALAGAAYARFGISRATFLLAAPGVLLAPPLMAYALARRTFVWGGRRYRWRSMFDVEVEPV, from the coding sequence GTGACCGATTCGGAGCCGACCGCATCGTCGACGGGGCCGACGCCGGTGTCGGTCCTGCTCCCGACCGTCCGCTGGACCGACGCGTGCGACGAGATGGTCGGGCAGCTGCGCGGCCCGGAGGCGTTCGCCGGCGAGAACGGGGACGAGGGCGGCGAGTTCGACGGCGACCCCGCGGCCGACGAACTGCTCGTGATCTGCGACACCCCGGACGACCCCGTAGCGGACCGGCGCGGCGACCTCCCGGACCGGGTCCGGGTCGTGATCGCCGGCGAGCCGGCGGGCTGCTCCGGGAAGGCGAACGCCATTGCGGCCGGGATGGAGGCGGCCGCGAACGACCGGATCGCGTGGACCGACGACGACTTTCACCATCCCGCCGACTGGCTGGCGACGCTCGACGCGGACTACGACCGGCGGGGGCCGACCACGGAGGTGCCGGTGTTCGTCGGGGAGGACCCCCTCGCCCGGCTGTTCGAGCCGGCGTACGTCATCGGCGGGACGCTCGCGGTGTTCGCGGCCGGGGTCGCGTGGGGCGGCGCGGTGATATTCGAGCGGGACGACCTCCGCGACGGAGAGGCGGCGTTCCGTCGCGACCTCCGTCGGACCGTCAGCGACGACGGGACGCTCACCGAACACCTCGACGTGTCGGCGGCGGACCGGACGCGCTACGTCGAGGCCGGCGGCTCGCTCCGCGGCTCGCTGGAGCGGTTCGTCCGATTCTTCACGATCACCCGGTACCACGCGCCGCGGGCGACCGCGTTCAACGCCGTCTTCGGCGTCGCGATGGCCGCGCTCTGTCTGTTCGCGCCGTTCGCAGGCGTCGCGCTCGTCACCGCGCTGGCGGGCGCCGCGTACGCCCGGTTCGGAATCTCTCGGGCGACGTTCCTGCTCGCGGCGCCCGGGGTCCTGCTCGCCCCGCCGCTGATGGCGTACGCACTCGCGCGTCGGACGTTCGTCTGGGGCGGGCGCCGCTACCGCTGGCGGTCGATGTTCGACGTCGAGGTGGAGCCGGTCTGA